A window of the Harmonia axyridis chromosome 5, icHarAxyr1.1, whole genome shotgun sequence genome harbors these coding sequences:
- the LOC123679750 gene encoding D-glucuronyl C5-epimerase B, translated as MNNTKPSCGSVAAPKIFHLSKEPPLFFIMMRFNIKVALLLVTVLGFFTIFATWSLCGDRHFKEWNNLDKSREIVGSEEIDCFINNDYVIGCRKEGDEVFLPFSFLKKYYEVYGKIVNLDGVERFEWSHNSYNKIYYPKGKYDPRGVFMYFENYNVEMRERVKYVSAMEGVPISTQWGSHGYFYATQIAQFGLSHYSKNLTDPEPRRKIVEDSIKNLAKWTVPTESFLERTFENNISSNILRFRTGDHISDMIYLKMDHVLDFVISVDLLLGGNSTLTVVMQNREKGDVYNLHYMGTDVPITAQDNNIYHGIGSTQEWRKIVRDLIVDLDKGLSLLREKTKHKRIPRSKLKITAILLFGFGSIANLTLSTSEHITNFYNAAEWFVKYQDASGGWPIPVRRHLASGFSDLEPGWYSAMGQGHALSVLSRAYYHSGEVKYLIAAIAGLKPYSIPSTKGGVLTSFLNKYSWYEEYPTNPPSFVLNGFIYSLLGLYDLMKIAPQGQADLAKELFDDGIVSLKSMIMLFDMGSVTSYDLRHFTLGIAPNLARWDYHATHINQLLLLGKLLNESIFTVTAERWIGYMNGKRAPHN; from the exons atgaataatacGAAACCCTCATGTGGCTCTGTGGCGGCCCCCAAAATATTCCACCTTTCAAAA GAACCTCCATTGTTCTTCATCATGATGAGGTTCAACATAAAAGTAGCTCTGCTTTTGGTTACAGTATTGGGTTTTTTTACTATATTTGCTACATGGTCCCTATGTGGAGACAGGCATTTCAAGGAATGGAATAATTTGGATAAATCTAGAGAGATTGTAGGCTCTGAAGAAATAGACTGTTTTATTAACAACGATTATGTGATTGGCTGTAGAAAGGAAGGAGACGAAGTTTTCTTGCCATTTtcctttttgaagaagtattatGAAGTTTATGGTAAAATTGTTAATCTAGATGGTGTCGAAAGGTTTGAGTGGTCTCATAATAGTTACAATAAGATCTATTATCCCAAAGGAAAGTATGACCCAAGAGGTGTTTtcatgtattttgaaaattacaatGTGGAAATGAGAGAAAGAGTCAAATATGTCAGTGCAATGGAAGGAGTACCAATTTCTACTCAGTGGGGCAGTCATGGTTATTTCTATGCAACTCAGATAGCACAATTTGGGTTGTCTCACTATAGTAAGAATCTAACTGATCCAGAACCAAGAAGAAAAATTGTTGaagattcaattaaaaatttggCTAAATGGACTGTACCTACTGAATCTTTTCTAGAAAGAACATTTGAAAACAATATCAGTAGTAATATTTTGAGATTTCGTACAGGAGATCACATTTCAGatatgatttatttgaaaatggatCATGTGCTTGATTTTGTGATCAGTGTTGATCTGTTGCTGGGAGGCAATAGTACTTTAACTGTTGTAATGCAAAATAGAGAAAAAGGAGATGTTTATAATCTGCATTATATGGGAACAGATGTCCCGATAACAGCACAG GATAACAATATATACCATGGGATAGGAAGTACTCAAGAATGGAGAAAAATAGTAAGAGATCTAATTGTTGATTTAGACAAGGGCCTAAGTTTATTGAGAGAGAAAACAAAACATAAAAGAATTCCtagatcaaaattgaaaataactgCCATTTTACTATTTGGTTTTGGGTCCATTGCCAACTTGACCCTTTCGACTTCAGAACATATAACAAATTTTTATAACGCTGCTGAATGGTTTGTTAAATATCAAGATGCTAGTGGTGGATGGCCAATTCCTGTACGGAGACATCTTGCTAGTGGTTTTTCAGATTTGGAGCcag gTTGGTACTCAGCTATGGGTCAAGGACATGCTCTGTCTGTCTTGTCAAGAGCCTACTACCACTCTGGAGAAGTCAAATATTTGATTGCAGCCATTGCAGGTTTGAAACCCTATTCAATTCCTAGTACAAAGGGCGGAGTCTTAACTTCCTTCCTAAATAAGTATTCCTGGTATGAGGAATATCCCACAAATCCACCGTCTTTCGTTTTGAACGGATTCATTTATTCCCTCTTAGGGCTGTACGATcttatgaaaattgctcctcaAGGCCAAGCTGACTTAGCTAAGGAACTTTTTGATGACGGTATTGTTTCTTTAAAAAGTATGATAATGTTATTCGACATGGGTAGCGTTACTTCATACGATTTGAGACATTTTACTTTAGGGATAGCGCCGAATCTTGCAAGATGGGACTACCATGCTACCCATATCAATCAATTGTTGTTGTTAGGAAAGTTGTTGAATGAATCCATTTTTACGGTTACCGCGGAAAGATGGATAGGGTATATGAATGGTAAAAGAGCGCCACATAATTGA
- the LOC123679749 gene encoding pollen-specific leucine-rich repeat extensin-like protein 1, translating to MEDEVQLQSLAKRLINIYNACKWSKTKLHLRKKKRTYRNTEDRENYEEFTEVETEGSARTVFVYSRGNRRKIEESSDISDEESAALRKYLEDKLKRNNILLEEYWNDQSVNVCTCKKCCCDTEGQPCPRYEIVDKKQKGADIKKNSKIVICVNPTDKQQEEQKNSPKSCCCSTQQNYVPSPPVKKKSIMKASKPPNRDGLCQCCPAAEPETYAPPECPRICGSEPFCPYYAPPLPPPKPQNTTKAATCQCCPPPPRCCCSYPPTPPPPIATSCCQCSPPTPSENLCCDCSPPSSAGCCECEPPPPVNTGCCQCEPPPPAATLGCQCCPPPPCCYCDEEIDFPPEENFCCCQTQGANGQTIIHADKIIIPTCYFNEGEQGTESGNLSCAISEEVKNELLDDCSNEGTDDKQINTSCIIIRSCTSSYRRANAPPPEPEAFVPCTCPKKDVPEPKKKCPEPAPKPAEPKQKPPEPKQKPPEPKKKCPEPAPKPPEPKKPVATSSSCKRPPVCCKCQQKISTEQKTPTQRPQQPPPPQNQPPPPPPQQQQPPPQQYQPPPQQYQPPPQQHQPSPHHNSPYPVPGAPHAMAHPSAYNSIYPHGEEKMIAKHSPQPFSDHLHPPYASNYVGSPYAVGMAPPRVTDHTAPLRSQSQPGDLCPHLTPNGEGDSRIPGINENTEAEIFATLQKIEITLRDEADMHSRNMRCIVDTVCKQAGEIKELKVLVTGVVDEKKAPSCKEVEKKIKKLDKKKEKEAKKQREREMQEREKQRQEAKDKGLDVVPSNLCCKCAEKKKKRPQGCCGKCCAKRCFGCCGRCCGGCCAKCCDRCCFPCEKCCPLCCVFAKWCDFCCSCRCCRRRKKCKCSK from the exons ATGGAAGATGAAGTCCAACTACAGAGTTTGGCAAAAAGACTCATAAACATTTACAATGCATGCAAATGGTCCAAAACAAAACTTCACCTACGCAAGAAAAAACgcacataccgaaatacagaggaCCGCGAAAATTACGAAGAATTCACAGAAGTCGAAACCGAAGGCTCTGCAAGAACTGTCTTCGTCTACAGCAGAGGAAATCGGAGGAAAATTGAGGAATCATCAGATATTTCTGATGAAGAATCAGCAGCACTGAGAAAATATCTAGAAGACAAATTGAAACGAAACAACATACTTCTTGAAGAGTACTGGAACGACCAGTCGGTCAACGTGTGCACTTGCAAAAAGTGCTGTTGCGATACTGAAGGACAGCCATGCCCTAGATACGAAATTGTGGATAAAAAGCAGAAGGGTGCCGACATTAAGAAGAATTCTAAAATTGTAATATGCGTTAATCCGACCGATAAACAACAGGAAGAACAGAAGAACAGTCCGAAAAGTTGCTGCTGTTCCACTCAACAAAATTATGTACCAAGCCCGCCAGTTAAAAAGAAATCGATCATGAAGGCGTCCAAGCCACCGAATCGAGATGGCTTATGTCAGTGCTGTCCTGCCGCCGAACCTGAGACCTACGCACCTCCAGAATGTCCTCGAATCTGTGGTTCCGAACCTTTTTGTCCTTACTACGCACCTCCACTGCCTCCTCCTAAACCGCAGAATACGACCAAAGCAGCAACTTGCCAGTGTTGTCCGCCTCCACCAAGGTGCTGCTGCTCGTATCCACCAACTCCTCCTCCTCCCATTGCCACGTCTTGTTGCCAGTGCTCCCCTCCTACACCTTCTGAAAATTTATGTTGTGATTGTTCACCACCGAGCTCTGCTGGGTGTTGTGAGTGTGAACCACCTCCGCCGGTAAACACGGGTTGTTGCCAGTGTGAACCTCCCCCACCAGCTGCTACCTTAGGTTGTCAGTGCTGCCCCCCTCCTCCTTGTTGTTACTGCGACGAAGAAATTGATTTTCCGCCAGAAGAAAATTTCTGTTGCTGCCAGACCCAAGGCGCCAACGGCCAGACCATCATACACGCTGATAAGATTATAATACCCACTTGCTATTTCAACGAAGGGGAACAGGGCACGGAGTCTGGTAATCTTTCCTGCGCGATCAGCGAAGAAGTTAAGAACGAACTGTTGGACGACTGTTCTAATGAAGGAACGGATGATAAACAGATTAACACAAGCTGTATTATAATCCGAAGTTGTACTTCTTCGTACAGACGGGCTAATGCACCTCCGCCTGAACCTGAAGCGTTTGTACCCTGTACGTGTCCTAAGAAGGATGTGCCTGAACCAAAGAAGAAATGTCCGGAACCAGCTCCGAAGCCGGCTGAACCGAAGCAGAAACCGCCTGAGCCGAAGCAGAAACCGCCTGAACCAAAGAAGAAATGTCCTGAACCCGCGCCGAAGCCGCCCGAACCAAAGAAGCCTGTCGCAACATCAAGTTCTTGTAAGAGGCCGCCGGTTTGCTGCAAGTGTCAACAGAAAATTTCGACTGAGCAGAAAACACCGACACAACGACCCCAACAACCCCCACCACCTCAAAATCAACCACCACCACCTCCCCCGCAACAACAACAACCGCCTCCGCAGCAATACCAGCCCCCTCCGCAACAATACCAGCCCCCTCCGCAACAACACCAGCCCTCCCCGCATCACAATTCACCATATCCGGTTCCTGGGGCTCCCCACGCCATGGCACATCCATCGGCTTACAACAGTATCTACCCACACGGAGAGGAGAAGATGATAGCGAAACATTCGCCTCAACCCTTCAGCGATCATCTGCACCCGCCTTACGCAAGCAATTACGTTGGTTCGCCTTACGCCGTAGGGATGGCGCCACCTAGAGTAACTGATCACACCGCCCCCTTGAGGAGCCAGAGTCAACCAGGTGACTTATGTCCTCATTTGACGCCCAACGGTGAGGGCGATTCGAGGATTCCTGGTATTAATGAAAACACAGAG GCGGAGATATTCGCAACTTTGCAAAAGATCGAAATTACTTTAAGGGATGAAGCTGATATGCACAGCAGGAACATGCGTTGTATAGTAGATACAGTGTGTAAGCAGGCAGGTGAAATCAAGGAATTGAAAGTTTTGGTAACAGGAGTAGTGGATGAAAAGAAAGCTCCTTCTTGTAAAGAGGTTGAGAAGAAAATCAA AAAATTGGACAAAAAGAAAGAAAAGGAAGCCAAGAAGCAAAGAGAACGTGAAATGCAAGAAAGAGAAAAGCAAAGACAAGAAGCAAAAGATAAAGGCCTTGATGTGGTACCATCTAATTTATGCTGTAAATGTGCTGAGAAAAAGAAGAAACGACCTCAGG GTTGCTGTGGTAAATGTTGTGCTAAACGTTGCTTTGGGTGTTGTGGAAGATGTTGTGGAGGTTGCTGTGCGAAATGCTGTGATAGATGTTGTTTCCCCTGTGAGAAATGCTGTCCCTTATGTTGTGTATTTGCGAAGTGGTGCGATTTTTGTTGCTCGTGCAGATGCTGTCGTCGCAGAAAGAAGTGTAAATGCAGCAAATAA
- the LOC123679752 gene encoding post-GPI attachment to proteins factor 3: MYYCSNIILIILLNLRCIYSSAGDQLEQYRSCLYYCVDQECDTDGRSYLHNYDEINIFPFMQWPCFDECRYNCMWDTVEKLESANVSIPQFHGKWPFVRVLGIQEPASTIFSFLNFLFHLKWIKIFRKRVFSGAPLYWMWHVFACVNLNAWFWSIIFHARDTQFTEFMDYCGAFSIILINCYVLVSRICWILGKLYCSLISLFFILFYTNHVLYLYSARRIDYNYNMTLNFSIAIFTVISWLIWCYWNRKSKPYVDKCAIYAVLTSAVALLEIIDRAPIFYTIDSHSIWHLSTAFLVGIFYRFAIKDCNHLKRHELKAKSLNFKKPL, translated from the exons ATGTATTATTgttcaaatataattttgattatCCTACTAAATTTAAGATGTATATATTCCTCAGCTGGAGATCAACTGGAACAATATCGCTCATGTCTTTATTATTGCGTTGACCAAGAGTGCGATACAG acGGTCGATCATATTTGCACAACTAtgatgaaatcaatatctttccATTCATGCAATGGCCATGTTTTGATGAATGTAGATACAATTGTATGTGGGATACTGTTGAAAAACTTGAATCGGCTAATGTTTCGATTCCTCAGTTTCACGGCAAA TGGCCTTTCGTGAGAGTATTAGGCATACAGGAACCAGCCTCTACAATCTTCTCATTTTTGAACTTCTTATTCCATTTGAAATGGATTAAAATATTCCGAAAGAGAGTATTCAGTGGCGCCCCTCTTTATTGGATGTGGCATGTGTTCGCttgt GTTAACTTGAATGCTTGGTTTTGGTCCATTATATTTCATGCTCGAGATACACAATTTACAGAATTTATGGATTATTGTGGTGCTTTTTCTATTATATTGATTAATTGTTATGTTTTAGTGTCAAG GATTTGTTGGATACTTGGAAAGCTCTATTGCTCGTTGATAtctctattttttattttattttatacaaaccATGTCTTATATCTATACTCAGCTAGAAGAAttgattataattataatatgacCTTGAATTTCTCCATTG CTATTTTTACTGTGATCTCATGGCTGATTTGGTGTTACTGGAACAGAAAAAGCAAACCCTATGTGGATAAATGTGCCATTTATGCAGTTTTAACTTCTGCTGTAGCTCTACTAGAAATAATTGATAGAGCTCCTATCTTTTacactattgattcacattCCATTTGGCACTTATCAACTGCATTCCTCGTTGGAATTTTTTACAG GTTTGCCATCAAAGATTGCAATCACCTGAAACGGCATGAACTGAAAGCAAAATCGCTGAATTTTAAGAAGCCTCTTTAG